A single region of the Variovorax paradoxus genome encodes:
- a CDS encoding ChaN family lipoprotein, with product MRCQPLPARAPRFLVPLLAAVVLAGCSAFSPGPDAPVAQRAAALLPADALILGEQHDAAEHHAIERETVEALASQGKLAAVLLEMAEEGNSTARLDRTATEAQVQAALGWNDKAWPWRSYGPAVMAAVRAGVPVIGANMPRARMKNAMADVSLDVQLNGEAYTAQQDAVREGHCKLLPEAQIVPMTRIQVGRDRAMAQAIVKARQPGKTVLLISGAGHATKVLGVPQHLPTDVSFKTVRLQAGGDSPESDEDNKGAYDAVWRTPALPPKDYCAGMRAPA from the coding sequence ATGCGATGCCAACCCCTGCCCGCGCGGGCTCCCCGATTTCTGGTCCCCTTGCTCGCCGCCGTCGTGCTGGCAGGGTGCTCCGCCTTTTCGCCCGGCCCTGATGCGCCCGTGGCGCAGCGTGCCGCGGCGCTGCTGCCGGCAGACGCGCTCATCCTCGGCGAGCAGCACGACGCGGCCGAGCACCACGCCATCGAACGGGAAACCGTCGAGGCGCTGGCGAGCCAGGGCAAGCTGGCCGCGGTGCTGCTCGAAATGGCCGAGGAAGGCAACAGCACCGCCCGCCTCGACCGCACAGCCACCGAAGCGCAGGTGCAAGCCGCCCTCGGCTGGAATGACAAGGCCTGGCCCTGGCGGAGCTACGGCCCGGCGGTGATGGCCGCCGTGCGCGCCGGTGTGCCGGTCATCGGGGCCAACATGCCGCGCGCTCGAATGAAGAACGCCATGGCCGACGTTTCGCTCGACGTACAGCTCAACGGCGAGGCCTACACCGCGCAGCAGGACGCCGTGCGCGAGGGCCACTGCAAGCTGCTGCCCGAAGCCCAGATCGTGCCGATGACGCGCATCCAGGTCGGTCGCGACCGCGCGATGGCGCAAGCCATCGTCAAGGCCCGGCAGCCGGGCAAGACGGTGCTGCTGATCAGCGGCGCGGGCCACGCCACCAAGGTGCTGGGCGTGCCGCAGCACCTGCCGACCGATGTTTCGTTCAAGACGGTGCGGCTGCAGGCCGGCGGCGATTCACCCGAGTCGGACGAAGACAACAAGGGCGCCTACGACGCCGTGTGGCGAACGCCCGCCCTGCCGCCCAAAGACTACTGCGCGGGCATGCGGGCACCCGCGTAA
- a CDS encoding YXWGXW repeat-containing protein, which translates to MKKLAITLSIGAASLLSAGGALMVPTAAHAQPGVYVEVPPPPPRYERVPPPRRGYVWAPGHYEWRGGRHVWVRGMYVRARPGYAYRAPEWRERDGRWEYRRGQWDRDGDGVPNRHDRRPNNPNRN; encoded by the coding sequence ATGAAAAAACTAGCAATCACACTTTCGATCGGTGCCGCTTCGCTGCTCTCCGCTGGAGGCGCGCTCATGGTGCCGACAGCCGCCCATGCGCAGCCCGGCGTCTACGTCGAGGTGCCGCCTCCGCCGCCGCGCTACGAGCGCGTGCCGCCGCCGCGCCGTGGCTACGTGTGGGCCCCGGGGCACTACGAATGGCGAGGTGGACGCCATGTGTGGGTCCGCGGCATGTATGTGCGTGCCCGCCCTGGCTATGCCTACCGTGCGCCGGAATGGCGCGAACGCGACGGCCGCTGGGAATACCGCCGCGGCCAATGGGATCGTGACGGCGACGGCGTACCGAACCGCCATGACCGTCGTCCGAACAACCCCAACCGGAACTGA
- a CDS encoding AbrB family transcriptional regulator: MSLRFPVRVLATLLLALAAAEICLALHTPLPWMIGPLLAVSLASIAGAPTASYTPLRNAGQWTIGTVLGLYFTPAVVALVAGVWWAIALAIAWALLLGWGFGRWLHALHAKRMPHVPAKSMRATTYFAGAIGGASEMTLLSESAGARTDLVAAAHSLRLVVVTVTIPFAMQWSGLHGLEINPPMVREVNASGLLLLALATGIGGLAMRALGRTNPWFMGPLVVAMGFTIAGQALSAVPTWMSNTAQLVIAVSLGVRFSREFLYTAPRWLGSVALGTVVMLVVCAGAAWLLARATGLHPATMILGTSPGGIAEMSITAKVLQLGVPVVTAFQVCRLVAVLLLVGPMYRWIYGRK, from the coding sequence GTGTCCCTTCGCTTTCCGGTTCGCGTGCTGGCCACGCTGTTGCTTGCACTCGCCGCGGCGGAAATCTGCCTGGCTCTGCACACGCCCCTGCCCTGGATGATCGGCCCGCTGCTCGCGGTGTCGCTGGCATCGATTGCCGGCGCACCCACTGCCAGTTACACGCCGCTGCGCAATGCCGGGCAATGGACCATCGGCACCGTGCTGGGCCTCTACTTCACCCCGGCGGTGGTCGCGCTGGTGGCCGGCGTCTGGTGGGCCATTGCGCTCGCCATTGCCTGGGCCTTGCTGCTCGGCTGGGGCTTCGGTCGCTGGTTGCACGCGCTGCATGCCAAGCGAATGCCGCATGTGCCGGCAAAGTCCATGAGAGCGACAACTTACTTCGCGGGCGCCATTGGCGGCGCGTCGGAGATGACGCTGCTGTCCGAATCGGCCGGCGCGCGCACCGATCTGGTCGCCGCGGCGCACAGCCTGCGCCTGGTGGTGGTGACCGTCACCATCCCGTTCGCCATGCAGTGGAGCGGCTTGCATGGGCTCGAAATCAATCCACCGATGGTGCGCGAGGTGAATGCCAGCGGGCTCCTGCTGCTTGCATTGGCCACCGGCATCGGCGGCCTTGCAATGCGTGCGCTCGGCCGCACCAACCCGTGGTTCATGGGTCCGCTGGTGGTTGCCATGGGGTTCACCATCGCAGGCCAGGCGCTGTCGGCCGTGCCCACATGGATGTCGAACACCGCGCAGCTGGTAATTGCCGTAAGCCTGGGCGTGCGCTTCAGCCGCGAGTTTTTGTACACGGCGCCGCGCTGGCTGGGTTCGGTGGCGCTGGGCACCGTCGTCATGCTGGTGGTGTGCGCAGGCGCCGCGTGGCTGCTGGCCCGGGCGACGGGGCTGCACCCCGCCACCATGATCCTGGGCACCTCGCCCGGCGGCATTGCCGAAATGTCGATCACCGCCAAGGTCTTGCAGCTGGGGGTGCCGGTGGTCACGGCGTTTCAGGTGTGCCGGCTGGTGGCGGTGCTGCTGCTGGTCGGGCCTATGTACCGCTGGATCTATGGTCGGAAATGA
- a CDS encoding aminotransferase class III-fold pyridoxal phosphate-dependent enzyme, which produces MAYQDFNMGNQWLPFTPNRHFQKDPRVFVAADGMTFTTHDGKKVIDGISSLWCVGAGHNRKPINEAIKKQLDTLDYATAFQVSNDKAFKAAEMIASLAPGDLNKVLFCNSGSEAADTSMKVALAYHRARGEGHRNVFIGREKGYHGVGFGGMSVGGIPGNRKVFGSAFLPRVDHMRFIHDPVNHAYIHNEEPVWAEDPLVELETRILPLHDPSNIAAIIVEPVAGSAGWYLPPKGYLKRLREICDKHGILLIFDEVITGFGRMGTNFASDYFGVVPDMLNFAKCVTNGVIPLGGVICRDKLYDAMMKTDAPEHVVEFFHGYTYSGHPVACAAAIATLDLFKEEKLFARAGEMGKVLGDAFHSAFKGLPNVIGIRSLGLAAAVELAPIAGTPGKRAYDIFLDCFHKGALVRPAGDVLVIAPPYIVEKQHIDTLVNALADSIKKFA; this is translated from the coding sequence ATGGCCTACCAGGACTTCAACATGGGCAACCAGTGGTTGCCTTTCACGCCCAACCGCCACTTCCAGAAAGACCCGCGCGTCTTCGTGGCGGCCGACGGCATGACGTTCACCACGCACGACGGCAAGAAGGTGATCGACGGCATCTCGTCGCTGTGGTGCGTGGGCGCGGGCCACAACCGCAAGCCGATCAACGAGGCGATCAAGAAGCAGCTGGACACGCTGGACTACGCCACCGCCTTCCAGGTCAGCAACGACAAGGCCTTCAAGGCGGCGGAGATGATCGCCTCGCTGGCGCCCGGCGACCTGAACAAGGTGCTGTTCTGCAATTCGGGATCCGAGGCGGCCGACACCTCCATGAAGGTGGCGCTGGCCTATCACCGCGCGCGCGGCGAGGGCCACCGCAACGTGTTCATAGGCCGCGAGAAGGGCTACCACGGCGTGGGCTTCGGCGGCATGTCGGTGGGCGGCATTCCGGGCAACCGCAAGGTGTTCGGCTCGGCTTTCTTGCCGCGCGTGGACCACATGCGGTTCATCCACGATCCGGTGAACCACGCCTACATCCACAACGAGGAGCCGGTGTGGGCCGAAGACCCGCTGGTCGAGCTTGAAACCCGCATTCTTCCGCTGCACGACCCGAGCAACATCGCAGCCATCATCGTGGAGCCGGTGGCCGGTTCGGCGGGCTGGTACCTGCCGCCCAAGGGCTACCTCAAGCGCCTGCGCGAGATTTGCGACAAGCACGGCATCCTGCTGATCTTCGACGAGGTCATTACCGGTTTCGGCCGCATGGGCACCAACTTCGCGTCGGACTATTTCGGCGTGGTGCCCGACATGCTTAACTTTGCCAAGTGCGTGACCAACGGCGTCATTCCGCTGGGCGGCGTGATCTGCCGCGACAAGCTCTACGACGCGATGATGAAGACCGACGCGCCCGAGCACGTGGTCGAGTTCTTCCACGGCTACACCTACTCCGGCCACCCGGTGGCCTGCGCCGCGGCCATTGCCACGCTCGACCTGTTCAAGGAAGAGAAGCTGTTTGCCCGCGCGGGCGAAATGGGCAAGGTGCTGGGCGATGCGTTCCACAGCGCATTCAAGGGCCTGCCGAACGTGATCGGCATCCGCAGCCTCGGCCTTGCCGCGGCGGTGGAGCTTGCGCCGATTGCGGGCACGCCGGGCAAGCGGGCCTACGACATCTTCCTGGACTGCTTCCACAAGGGCGCACTGGTGCGGCCCGCGGGCGACGTGCTGGTGATTGCGCCGCCGTACATCGTCGAAAAGCAGCACATCGACACGCTGGTCAACGCGCTGGCGGATTCGATCAAGAAATTCGCCTGA
- the purU gene encoding formyltetrahydrofolate deformylase, with product MSAYILTLSCPDRVGIVHAVSGFLLERGGNIEEAAQYNDHGTGLFFMRVRFACSDHTEAALREQLATFGAGFGMNLQLHAAAQPMKTVILVSKEGHCLNDLLFRWKSGLLAIDVRAIISNHRDFYQLAASYNVPFHHIPVTAATKAQGEAKQLEIIEAEGAELVVLARYMQILSNDLCNSLAGRAINIHHSFLPSFKGAKPYYQAHDRGVKLIGATAHYVTADLDEGPIIEQDVARADHTDTVEDLTARGRDTESQVLARAVKWHSEHRVLLNGHRTVVFR from the coding sequence ATGAGTGCATACATCCTGACCCTTTCCTGCCCTGACCGCGTGGGCATCGTGCATGCCGTTTCGGGCTTTCTGCTCGAGCGCGGCGGCAACATCGAGGAAGCCGCCCAGTACAACGACCACGGCACCGGCCTGTTCTTCATGCGCGTGCGCTTTGCCTGCAGCGACCACACCGAGGCGGCGCTGCGCGAACAGCTCGCCACCTTCGGCGCGGGCTTTGGCATGAACCTGCAGCTGCACGCCGCGGCCCAGCCGATGAAGACGGTGATCCTGGTCAGCAAGGAAGGCCACTGCCTGAACGACCTGCTGTTCCGCTGGAAGAGCGGGCTGCTCGCCATCGACGTGCGCGCCATCATTTCGAACCACCGCGACTTCTACCAGCTGGCCGCCAGCTACAACGTGCCGTTCCATCACATTCCCGTGACGGCCGCCACCAAGGCGCAGGGCGAGGCAAAGCAGCTTGAAATCATCGAGGCGGAAGGCGCCGAACTGGTGGTGCTCGCGCGCTACATGCAAATCTTGAGCAACGACCTGTGCAACAGCCTGGCCGGTCGCGCGATCAACATCCACCATTCGTTCCTGCCGAGCTTCAAGGGTGCCAAGCCCTATTACCAGGCGCACGACCGCGGCGTGAAGCTGATCGGCGCCACCGCCCACTACGTGACGGCCGACCTCGACGAAGGTCCGATCATCGAGCAGGACGTGGCACGCGCCGACCACACCGACACCGTCGAAGACCTCACGGCCCGCGGACGCGACACCGAAAGCCAGGTGCTGGCCCGCGCGGTGAAGTGGCACAGCGAGCACCGCGTGCTGCTGAACGGGCACCGCACGGTCGTATTCCGCTGA
- a CDS encoding DUF2846 domain-containing protein, with translation MRSWIGGFLLAFLAAGLFGCSASGPRHSEMEQSLPSLGENEGRIYFYRNSILGAAIQPEVLLNGQVVGKSQPSSFFFVDRPAGSYRATARTEAEGSIDIALRPRQTAYIEMSISMGLLVGRPAFERVAEPEGRKALPSLAYGGKLPLTVKAAQAPATNAPLTPTASASPSVATATPVARPSLVPIAVAPGTQGPAATAAQPQAVTPASPVPAGSDATPFAKTSINDLRLLLQANR, from the coding sequence ATGCGAAGTTGGATCGGTGGATTTCTGCTGGCCTTTTTGGCGGCGGGCCTGTTCGGGTGTTCCGCCTCCGGGCCGCGGCATTCGGAAATGGAGCAAAGCCTGCCCTCGCTGGGCGAGAACGAGGGGCGAATCTATTTCTATAGAAATTCGATCCTCGGCGCGGCGATCCAGCCCGAGGTCTTGCTCAACGGGCAGGTCGTCGGCAAGTCGCAGCCCAGCAGCTTTTTCTTCGTCGACCGTCCCGCCGGCTCTTACCGGGCCACCGCCCGCACCGAGGCCGAAGGCAGCATCGACATCGCGCTGCGTCCCCGGCAGACCGCCTATATCGAGATGAGCATCAGCATGGGCTTGCTGGTCGGCCGCCCGGCGTTCGAGCGGGTGGCGGAACCGGAAGGCCGCAAGGCCTTGCCATCGCTTGCTTACGGCGGAAAGTTGCCGCTTACGGTCAAGGCGGCCCAAGCCCCAGCGACGAACGCACCACTCACTCCGACGGCTTCCGCAAGCCCCTCGGTGGCCACGGCAACGCCTGTTGCAAGACCGTCGCTCGTGCCCATTGCAGTCGCACCCGGCACGCAAGGCCCGGCTGCCACGGCTGCGCAGCCGCAGGCTGTCACGCCTGCTTCTCCAGTGCCCGCTGGGTCCGACGCAACACCTTTTGCCAAGACTTCGATCAACGACCTGCGGCTGCTCTTGCAGGCCAACCGATGA
- a CDS encoding GDSL-type esterase/lipase family protein has protein sequence MTANPLAKAAAPKPGGDLFRGQTLRQQFETALGGDRIRIRFSNRFGKAPLRIAAASVGLSTGADAVSPATLRTLRFGGRDSLVIAPGADAWSDGADLKVEAGQAVAVSAFFDQTVPYATVHTQVSDTSWVVGGNAVGTPKLQGAAPLPLNHIVTGLDVMTTHPVRVVVAFGDSITAGGGEAGQGAYPDLLATRLRNSPSAAQPVSVINTGIGGNRLLTDGIGPSGLSRFARDALGQTGVTHVVVLLGTNDIGRSVLVGMARLPTPEHEVPTAERITEGLQQLIKQARAKGVKVLIGTVPPFKNTVYWNEASEAMRAEVNRWIRSRHDVDAVIDFDAVLRNPADPLALNPLYDNGDHLHPNKAGHAAMAAAVDLRELQE, from the coding sequence TTGACCGCGAATCCTCTCGCCAAGGCCGCAGCCCCCAAGCCCGGCGGCGACCTGTTCCGCGGGCAGACATTGCGTCAGCAGTTCGAGACCGCGCTGGGAGGCGATCGCATCCGCATCCGTTTCTCTAACAGATTTGGCAAGGCTCCGCTGCGCATTGCGGCCGCGAGCGTGGGGCTCAGCACCGGCGCGGACGCGGTGTCGCCGGCGACGCTGCGCACACTGCGCTTTGGTGGCCGCGACAGCCTTGTCATTGCGCCGGGCGCCGATGCATGGAGCGACGGTGCCGACCTGAAAGTCGAAGCCGGACAGGCCGTTGCGGTGAGCGCTTTCTTCGATCAAACCGTGCCTTACGCGACCGTTCACACGCAGGTGTCCGACACGAGCTGGGTGGTGGGTGGCAATGCCGTTGGCACGCCCAAGTTGCAAGGGGCCGCGCCGCTGCCGCTCAACCACATCGTCACCGGCCTCGATGTCATGACCACGCACCCGGTGCGCGTGGTGGTTGCCTTCGGCGACTCCATCACCGCCGGCGGCGGCGAGGCGGGCCAGGGCGCGTATCCCGATCTGCTTGCCACGCGTTTGCGCAACAGCCCTTCGGCGGCGCAGCCGGTGTCGGTCATCAACACCGGCATTGGCGGCAACCGCCTGCTGACCGACGGCATCGGCCCGAGCGGCCTTTCGCGCTTTGCGCGCGATGCGCTCGGGCAGACGGGCGTGACCCATGTCGTCGTGCTGCTGGGCACCAACGACATCGGCCGCAGCGTGCTGGTCGGCATGGCGCGGCTGCCGACGCCGGAGCACGAGGTGCCGACGGCGGAACGCATCACCGAGGGTTTGCAGCAGCTGATCAAGCAAGCGCGCGCCAAGGGGGTGAAGGTGCTGATCGGCACCGTGCCGCCGTTCAAGAACACCGTGTACTGGAACGAAGCTTCCGAGGCCATGCGCGCCGAGGTCAACCGCTGGATCCGCAGCCGGCACGACGTCGACGCGGTGATCGACTTCGACGCGGTGCTCCGCAACCCGGCCGATCCGCTGGCGCTGAACCCGCTGTACGACAACGGCGACCACCTGCACCCCAACAAAGCGGGCCATGCCGCCATGGCAGCAGCCGTCGATCTTCGCGAATTGCAAGAGTAA
- a CDS encoding S1 family peptidase, which translates to MKHLLLPFALALATALTATASSAQDARSSSALAPDALFTRVSPNVWVVQATDAQGKVLASGSAVATGPGTAVTSCQLLAKASTVALKRDNVSYGAALVFPDVARDMCQLRIANFAAPPLGIAPANALQVGMPLYIVGSPRGKELTLGVGMLAGLRRNDAGQLEALQLAAQPEAGLGGAGIFDAQGRLVGLAGGAPAGSASANLAMPASWIAELPTRGQLAIERLAMQPATNSATSPESRTSNQARPSVVEYQLHDRLTNVYRKVVYRADPSTDDRISFNNGGWIEKPGGEVVGLTTAIAGEFDTAMPPGGWARENLTEEAAWRTRYDSTRSGTRINMDLSATVMEDTTLTVGGQEYKVVRIEYRGYTQRFANAGAVGGNQYGRYQAEVWFSRELGRVIRFEAKTRGGASGGAFQVNEALELVSLR; encoded by the coding sequence ATGAAACACCTGCTCCTGCCTTTCGCGCTGGCCCTCGCAACCGCGCTCACTGCCACCGCCTCATCCGCGCAAGACGCGCGAAGCAGCTCGGCACTCGCACCGGACGCGCTCTTTACCCGGGTTTCGCCCAACGTATGGGTGGTGCAGGCCACCGATGCGCAAGGGAAAGTCCTCGCGTCCGGCAGCGCTGTCGCCACCGGTCCGGGCACCGCCGTCACGAGTTGCCAGTTGCTCGCAAAAGCCAGCACCGTGGCACTGAAGCGCGATAACGTGAGCTATGGCGCAGCGCTGGTGTTTCCGGACGTCGCGCGCGACATGTGCCAGCTGCGTATTGCGAATTTCGCAGCCCCGCCCCTCGGCATTGCACCTGCAAATGCACTGCAGGTCGGCATGCCGCTCTACATCGTCGGATCGCCGCGAGGCAAGGAACTGACGCTGGGTGTGGGCATGCTCGCTGGCTTGCGACGCAACGACGCGGGCCAGCTCGAAGCCCTGCAGCTCGCCGCGCAGCCCGAGGCAGGCCTTGGCGGGGCCGGGATCTTCGATGCGCAAGGCCGCTTGGTGGGCTTGGCAGGTGGGGCGCCTGCCGGCTCGGCCTCGGCGAATCTCGCGATGCCGGCATCCTGGATTGCGGAACTGCCCACGCGCGGGCAGTTGGCCATCGAGCGTCTGGCAATGCAGCCGGCAACGAACTCTGCGACCAGTCCAGAGAGCCGGACCTCGAACCAGGCTCGCCCGAGCGTTGTCGAATACCAGCTGCACGACCGCCTCACCAACGTCTACCGAAAGGTGGTTTACCGGGCCGATCCCTCAACGGACGACCGCATCAGTTTCAACAATGGCGGATGGATCGAAAAGCCGGGCGGTGAAGTGGTCGGCCTGACCACTGCCATTGCCGGCGAGTTCGACACGGCCATGCCGCCGGGCGGCTGGGCCAGGGAAAACCTCACCGAAGAAGCCGCGTGGAGAACACGCTACGACTCCACGCGAAGCGGGACGCGCATCAACATGGATCTGTCGGCTACGGTAATGGAAGACACCACGCTGACGGTGGGCGGGCAGGAATACAAAGTGGTGCGAATCGAGTACCGCGGCTACACGCAGCGGTTCGCGAATGCGGGAGCCGTCGGAGGCAACCAGTATGGCCGCTACCAGGCCGAGGTGTGGTTTTCGCGGGAGCTCGGACGCGTCATTCGCTTCGAGGCGAAGACGCGGGGTGGCGCGAGCGGCGGGGCGTTCCAGGTCAACGAAGCCCTCGAACTCGTAAGCCTGCGCTAG
- a CDS encoding BTH_I0359 family protein: protein MNAIDILTGPAMNMLYDSESFVVVHVQPNESDTPAQPNVPVLERHGFEIVDKRSGKEVYLDGSWAELFQQQIAAWQLNTPTQEEVEDTLEGYAELAHTPVLVH from the coding sequence ATGAATGCCATCGACATCCTCACAGGCCCAGCAATGAACATGCTCTATGACTCAGAGTCCTTCGTCGTCGTGCACGTGCAGCCGAACGAAAGCGACACACCCGCCCAGCCCAATGTGCCGGTTCTGGAACGCCACGGCTTCGAGATCGTAGACAAGCGCTCGGGCAAAGAGGTTTACCTCGACGGCTCGTGGGCCGAACTGTTCCAGCAGCAAATTGCCGCCTGGCAGCTCAATACGCCCACCCAGGAAGAGGTCGAGGACACGCTTGAAGGCTATGCCGAGCTGGCTCACACGCCGGTGCTGGTGCACTGA